One window from the genome of Alnus glutinosa chromosome 13, dhAlnGlut1.1, whole genome shotgun sequence encodes:
- the LOC133854117 gene encoding subtilisin-like protease 4 yields MATPPFLSLIFMFIFYFEIACGSAISSVTKGTDISNLQTYIIHVEQPEGRVFAQSEDRESWHRSFMPTTTASADKQPRMLYSYQNVISGFAARLTQEQVRAMAEKDGFVAAHPERILHPQTTHSPKFLGLHQQLGFWKESNFGKGVIIGVLDGGVLPSHPSFSDAGMPPPPAKWKGRCEFNLSDCNNKLIGARSFNLAAKAMKGGTAEAPIDVDGHGTHTASTAAGGFVKNADVLGNAKGTAVGMAPYAHLAIYKVCFGDPTDDCPESDILAGLDAAVEDGVDVLSLSLGGDSVPFFKDSIAVGSFAAIQKGIFISCAAGNSGPFNGTISNEAPWILTVGASTIDRSIISTAKLGNGEEFDGESLFQPVDFPSTPLPLVYAGVNGKPESTLCAAGSLKDIDVKGKVVLCEGGGGIRRIAKGEEVKNAGGAAMILMNEESNGFSTEAEAHVLPATHVSHAAGQKIKAYINSTATPTAAILFKGTVIGNPLSPLVASFSSRGPNLESPGILKPDIIGPGVSILAAWPFPLDNRTNSRSTFNIISGTSMSCPHLSGIAALLKSSHPYWSPAAIKSAIMTSAYTQNVEGKAIVDQTLQPADVFATGAGHVNPTRADNPGLVYDIQPDDYIPYLCGLGYKDEEVGILAHRKIKCSDISSIPEGELNYPSFSVALGPSQTFTRTVTNVGDATSSYTVTVAAPEGVYVSVKPNKLYFSRVNQKVKYSVTFSRTGSGTKVGEYGQGFLKWVSAKHCVRSPISVRFK; encoded by the coding sequence ATGGCAACTCcgccttttctttctctcattttcatGTTTATCTTCTATTTTGAGATTGCTTGTGGAAGTGCAATTTCATCTGTCACCAAAGGTACTGATATTAGCAATTTACAGACTTACATTATCCACGTCGAGCAACCGGAGGGTAGAGTTTTTGCCCAATCAGAAGATCGTGAGAGCTGGCACCGTTCTTTCATGCCAACTACTACCGCAAGCGCGGATAAGCAACCACGCATGCTGTATTCATACCAAAATGTGATTAGCGGTTTTGCAGCAAGACTGACCCAGGAGCAAGTGAGAGCTATGGCAGAGAAGGATGGTTTCGTGGCAGCGCATCCTGAAAGGATATTACATCCACAAACAACACACAGCCCCAAGTTCTTGGGGTTGCACCAGCAACTGGGATTCTGGAAAGAATCAAATTTTGGAAAGGGGGTGATTATCGGAGTATTGGATGGTGGAGTTCTGCCTTCCCATCCTTCGTTTAGTGATGCAGGAATGCCGCCGCCACCTGCTAAATGGAAAGGGAGGTGTGAGTTCAACTTGTCAGACTGTAACAACAAACTAATTGGTGCAAGGTCATTCAATCTCGCAGCTAAGGCTATGAAGGGAGGGACAGCTGAGGCACCAATTGATGTAGATGGACACGGTACCCACACTGCAAGCACAGCAGCTGGTGGGTTTGTAAAGAATGCTGATGTGCTAGGAAATGCCAAAGGCACAGCAGTTGGAATGGCACCTTATGCCCACTTGGCAATTTACAAAGTGTGCTTTGGAGATCCAACAGATGATTGTCCCGAAAGTGACATTCTCGCTGGGCTTGATGCTGCTGTTGAAGATGGGGTCGATGTGCTCTCACTCTCCCTTGGTGGAGATTCAGTTCCATTTTTCAAGGACAGCATTGCAGTAGGCTCATTTGCCGCGATCCAAAAGGGGATATTCATAAGCTGTGCAGCCGGGAATTCTGGTCCTTTCAATGGCACAATATCTAATGAAGCCCCATGGATACTCACAGTTGGAGCAAGCACAATTGACAGAAGCATCATATCCACAGCAAAGCTTGGAAATGGAGAAGAATTTGATGGTGAATCCCTCTTCCAGCCTGTTGACTTCCCTTCAACACCATTGCCTCTTGTTTATGCTGGAGTGAACGGTAAACCAGAGTCCACATTATGTGCAGCAGGATCCTTGAAAGACATTGATGTCAAAGGGAAAGTAGTTCTGTGCGAGGGAGGAGGGGGTATACGAAGAATTGCTAAGGGGGAGGAAGTTAAAAATGCTGGGGGTGCTGCCATGATTCTCATGAATGAAGAAAGCAACGGCTTCTCTACCGAGGCTGAAGCTCATGTTCTTCCTGCAACACATGTCAGCCATGCTGCTGGACAAAAGATCAAAGCCTACATAAACTCCACAGCAACACCTACAGCAGCAATCTTATTCAAAGGAACTGTCATTGGGAACCCATTATCTCCCCTTGTTGCTTCTTTCTCTTCAAGAGGCCCCAACCTAGAAAGCCCAGGCATTCTCAAACCAGACATCATTGGACCAGGAGTGAGCATTCTAGCCGCTTGGCCTTTCCCTCTTGATAATCGTACAAACTCAAGGTCCACTTTCAACATCATTTCTGGCACATCAATGTCTTGCCCTCATCTTAGTGGCATTGCAGCTTTGCTCAAGAGCTCTCATCCATATTGGTCACCAGCTGCCATTAAATCTGCTATAATGACTTCTGCTTATACACAAAATGTTGAAGGCAAAGCCATTGTTGATCAAACGCTTCAGCCTGCAGATGTCTTTGCCACAGGTGCAGGCCATGTCAATCCAACAAGAGCAGACAACCCAGGATTAGTTTACGATATTCAACCAGACGATTATATACCATATCTGTGTGGTCTGGGCTACAAAGATGAGGAAGTTGGGATCCTTGCGCATAGAAAAATAAAGTGCTCAGATATATCAAGCATACCCGAAGGAGAGCTAAATTACCCTTCGTTCTCTGTTGCACTGGGACCATCTCAGACATTTACGAGGACTGTGACAAATGTTGGTGACGCAACTTCATCTTATACGGTCACTGTGGCTGCACCAGAAGGAGTTTATGTGAGTGTAAAGCCCAATAAGCTTTACTTCTCACGGGTGAACCAGAAAGTGAAATATTCAGTGACCTTCAGTCGTACTGGGTCAGGTACCAAAGTCGGTGAATATGGACAAGGGTTTCTAAAATGGGTTTCTGCTAAACATTGCGTTAGAAGTCCAATCTCTGTTAGGTTTAAGTAG
- the LOC133854118 gene encoding uncharacterized protein LOC133854118, producing the protein METTPKIGKDEVIAKLKDDGDFDKLRLKIIRKLKDNEVLRNEIISIVKQSAVLNRTGAENMKPRQLSDAIHDEIRNKVNSRISDALWEIIKSRDGMKGEITETVQSVYDKLVNPKVKEEGESSTNGMMLIRKEAENNGSIIAPASEVDNTFSDSEPKEPPGFSLFSSHQNNTHEEQHKQELQPPMPHERGPVEEQKDNTHYSQDVLEPEEIDLCVLPGDMELKQPYDGSDEDPDLPPGFG; encoded by the exons ATGGAGACGACGCCGAAGATTGGCAAAGACGAGGTAATAGCGAAGCTCAAGGACGACGGCGACTTCGACAAACTCCGCCTCAAGATCATTCGCAAGCTCAAGGACAAC GAGGTGTTGCGGAATGAGATTATTTCAATAGTGAAGCAGTCTGCAGTGCTCAATCGCACAGGTGCTGAAAATATGAAACCCAGACAACTTTCTGATGCCATACATGATGAGATTCG GAATAAAGTAAATAGCCGGATATCTGATGCTTTGTGGGAAATAATTAAATCACGTGACGGTATGAAAGGTGAAATTACAGAAACTGTACAATCTGTCTATGATAAATTAGTGAACCCTAAAGTGAAAGAAGAGGGTGAATCATCCACCAATGGCATGATGCTAATTCGAAAGGAAGCTGAAAATAATGGTTCTATCATAGCCCCGGCTAGTGAAGTGGATAACACATTTTCTGATAGCGAGCCAAAAGAACCTCCAGGTTTTTCTCTCTTCAGTAGTCATCAAAATAACACCCATGAGGAGCAACACAAACAGGAGCTTCAGCCACCAATGCCTCACGAAAGAGGACCGGTAGAGGAGCAGAAGGACAATACCCATTACTCACAGGATGTATTGGAGCCGGAAGAAATTGATCTGTGTGTACTACCTGGAGACATGGAGCTGAAGCAGCCATATGATGGTAGTGATGAGGACCCTGATTTGCCTCCTGGTTTTGGGTGA
- the LOC133854824 gene encoding uncharacterized protein LOC133854824 isoform X1, with the protein MSSDTAKENASVVDSSVTEWKQEMGNSDDPESSSYKVNEEGYPSRAEKAGNNHEPLGNSTTTKKGKLYNTRYFVIKSLNHQNIQLSIEKGIWATQVMNEPILEEAFHNSDKVILIFSVNMSGFFQGYAQMMSPVGWRRDNVWSQGIGKSNPWGRSFKVKWLQLNDLPFQKTLHLKNPLNDYKPVKISRDCQELSPDIGEALCELLDGKNDVDDSMSSFYRNYLPSKRLCVESPCSLGDEEYNVPQTYMSWSRSPMLYPSLLYPHQADANRFHLASQSSTGSIFPKNLPVTTGASKFERTKHSHIKGDLSNLQVDMDMSSHLDVWGLSAESPFASTLTEDDFLEMSYEEYLDAHSRSGKKLPLPVAGPSGKMRESSRSKKHDENLNSSFTADRCFSHKKTHHSSQK; encoded by the exons ATGTCTTCTGATACTGCAAAGGAAAATGCATCTGTAGTTGATTCATCAGTGACTGAATGGAAACAGGAAATGGGAAATTCGGATGACCCAG AGAGCTCAAGTTACAAAGTTAACGAGGAGGGGTATCCATCTAGGGCTGAGAAAGCAGGGAACAATCATGAGCCACTGGGTAATTCAACTACTACTAAAAAGGGTAAACTTTATAATACTAGATATTTTGTCATTAAGAGTTTGAACCATCAAAATATCCAACTATCGATTGAGAAAGGAATTTGGGCTACTCAAGTCATGAATGAACCTATTCTGGAAGAAGCCTTTCAT AACTCTGATAAAGTAATTCTTATATTTAGTGTAAACATGAGTGGTTTCTTCCAAGGGTATGCGCAAATGATGTCTCCTGTTGGGTGGAGGCGAGACAACGTCTGGAGCCAAGGAATTGGCAAAAGCAATCCCTGGGGGCGCAGTTTTAAGGTCAAATGGCTGCAGTTAAATGACTTGCCTTTTCAAAAGACTCTTCATCTTAAGAATCCATTGAATGACTACAAACCTGTCAAAATTAGCAGAGATTGCCAG GAGTTATCTCCAGATATTGGAGAAGCTCTTTGTGAGCTCCTTGATGGGAAGAATGATGTGGATGACTCAATGAGTAG TTTTTACAGGAATTATCTTCCTTCAAAAAGGCTTTGTGTAGAGTCTCCATGTTCTTTAGGGGATGAAGAGTATAATGTGCCACAAACATATATGTCATGGTCCAGATCACCCATGCTTTATCCTTCGTTGCTGTACCCACATCAGGCTGATGCAAATAGATTTCATTTAGCAAGCCAGAGTTCTACAGGGtctatttttccaaaaaatctTCCTGTCACTACTGGGGCATCAAAATTTGAGAGGACAAAACATTCTCACATCAAAGGAGACCTTTCCAATTTACAAGTGGACATGGATATGTCTTCTCATTTGGATGTCTGGGGCTTGTCGGCAGAAAGTCCTTTTGCTAGTACCCTGACTGAggatgattttcttgaaatg TCTTATGAAGAGTATCTGGATGCCCATAGCAGAAGCGGCAAAAAGTTACCCCTCCCT GTGGCTGGACCATCTGGGAAAATGCGGGAGTCTTCAAGAAGCAAAAAGCATGACGAAAATTT AAACTCAAGTTTTACAGCCGACCGGTGTTTCTCACATAAAAAGACTCATCATTCATCCCAGAAATAA
- the LOC133854824 gene encoding uncharacterized protein LOC133854824 isoform X2: MSSDTAKENASVVDSSVTEWKQEMGNSDDPESSSYKVNEEGYPSRAEKAGNNHEPLGNSTTTKKGKLYNTRYFVIKSLNHQNIQLSIEKGIWATQVMNEPILEEAFHNSDKVILIFSVNMSGFFQGYAQMMSPVGWRRDNVWSQGIGKSNPWGRSFKVKWLQLNDLPFQKTLHLKNPLNDYKPVKISRDCQELSPDIGEALCELLDGKNDVDDSMSSFYRNYLPSKRLCVESPCSLGDEEYNVPQTYMSWSRSPMLYPSLLYPHQADANRFHLASQSSTGSIFPKNLPVTTGASKFERTKHSHIKGDLSNLQVDMDMSSHLDVWGLSAESPFASTLTEDDFLEMSYEEYLDAHSRSGKKLPLPVAGPSGKMRESSRSKKHDENLLKLKFYSRPVFLT, encoded by the exons ATGTCTTCTGATACTGCAAAGGAAAATGCATCTGTAGTTGATTCATCAGTGACTGAATGGAAACAGGAAATGGGAAATTCGGATGACCCAG AGAGCTCAAGTTACAAAGTTAACGAGGAGGGGTATCCATCTAGGGCTGAGAAAGCAGGGAACAATCATGAGCCACTGGGTAATTCAACTACTACTAAAAAGGGTAAACTTTATAATACTAGATATTTTGTCATTAAGAGTTTGAACCATCAAAATATCCAACTATCGATTGAGAAAGGAATTTGGGCTACTCAAGTCATGAATGAACCTATTCTGGAAGAAGCCTTTCAT AACTCTGATAAAGTAATTCTTATATTTAGTGTAAACATGAGTGGTTTCTTCCAAGGGTATGCGCAAATGATGTCTCCTGTTGGGTGGAGGCGAGACAACGTCTGGAGCCAAGGAATTGGCAAAAGCAATCCCTGGGGGCGCAGTTTTAAGGTCAAATGGCTGCAGTTAAATGACTTGCCTTTTCAAAAGACTCTTCATCTTAAGAATCCATTGAATGACTACAAACCTGTCAAAATTAGCAGAGATTGCCAG GAGTTATCTCCAGATATTGGAGAAGCTCTTTGTGAGCTCCTTGATGGGAAGAATGATGTGGATGACTCAATGAGTAG TTTTTACAGGAATTATCTTCCTTCAAAAAGGCTTTGTGTAGAGTCTCCATGTTCTTTAGGGGATGAAGAGTATAATGTGCCACAAACATATATGTCATGGTCCAGATCACCCATGCTTTATCCTTCGTTGCTGTACCCACATCAGGCTGATGCAAATAGATTTCATTTAGCAAGCCAGAGTTCTACAGGGtctatttttccaaaaaatctTCCTGTCACTACTGGGGCATCAAAATTTGAGAGGACAAAACATTCTCACATCAAAGGAGACCTTTCCAATTTACAAGTGGACATGGATATGTCTTCTCATTTGGATGTCTGGGGCTTGTCGGCAGAAAGTCCTTTTGCTAGTACCCTGACTGAggatgattttcttgaaatg TCTTATGAAGAGTATCTGGATGCCCATAGCAGAAGCGGCAAAAAGTTACCCCTCCCT GTGGCTGGACCATCTGGGAAAATGCGGGAGTCTTCAAGAAGCAAAAAGCATGACGAAAATTTGTTA AAACTCAAGTTTTACAGCCGACCGGTGTTTCTCACATAA
- the LOC133854781 gene encoding transcription factor bHLH118-like isoform X2: MDYFPISMFQYEQGDDQLLQISSIIPGQPDQLPVLTTSQDGCDLTDKLDHSRRRKSSITNDETDHENHNDKKKKKKKIIHRDIERQRRQEMATLHANLQSLLPVEYIKGKRSMSDHMHEVVNYIKHLQNKIQEQNNKRDELKRLSNYPIKATEKSLGSGWDSLTELRPSSTGVEVAINARQGLPLSRVVEVLMGEGLIIAGFTSTKVNERLLHTIEAELSDGQSIDLCELEKKLKYFTICSSN; the protein is encoded by the exons ATGGACTATTTTCCAATATCCATGTTCCAATATGAGCAGGGAGATGATCAGCTGCTCCAAATCTCTTCCATTATTCCCGGTCAACCAGATCAATTGCCAGTACTGACCACTTCTCAGGATGGCTGCGATCTCACCGACAAGCTGGACCATAGCCGGCGGCGTAAATCATCCATCACCAACGATGAAACTGATCATGAAAACCATAatgacaagaagaagaagaaaaagaaaatcatacaTAGAGATATTGAACGACAAAGAAGGCAAGAAATGGCTACCCTTCACGCAAATCTTCAATCACTTCTCCCTGTTGAATATATCAAG GGAAAGAGGTCCATGTCTGATCACATGCATGAGGTAGTGAATTACATAAAACATCTTCAGAACAAGATCCAAGAGCAAAATAACAAGAGAGATGAGCTGAAAAGATTGTCCAACTATCCCATTAAAGCAACAGAAAAATCTCTGGGTTCTGGGTGGGATTCATTAACGGAGCTTAGACCTTCTAGTACAGGAGTTGAGGTAGCCATCAACGCAAGACAAGGGCTTCCTCTGTCAAGAGTGGTCGAAGTTCTAATGGGGGAAGGGCTCATTATTGCTGGTTTCACTTCAACTAAAGTAAATGAAAGGTTGCTTCACACCATTGAAGCTGAG CTCAGTGATGGCCAAAGCATCGATCTTTGCGAGCTAGAAAAGAAGTTAAAATACTTCACAATCTGCTCTTCAAATTAG
- the LOC133854781 gene encoding transcription factor bHLH118-like isoform X1, translating to MDYFPISMFQYEQGDDQLLQISSIIPGQPDQLPVLTTSQDGCDLTDKLDHSRRRKSSITNDETDHENHNDKKKKKKKIIHRDIERQRRQEMATLHANLQSLLPVEYIKLFQGKRSMSDHMHEVVNYIKHLQNKIQEQNNKRDELKRLSNYPIKATEKSLGSGWDSLTELRPSSTGVEVAINARQGLPLSRVVEVLMGEGLIIAGFTSTKVNERLLHTIEAELSDGQSIDLCELEKKLKYFTICSSN from the exons ATGGACTATTTTCCAATATCCATGTTCCAATATGAGCAGGGAGATGATCAGCTGCTCCAAATCTCTTCCATTATTCCCGGTCAACCAGATCAATTGCCAGTACTGACCACTTCTCAGGATGGCTGCGATCTCACCGACAAGCTGGACCATAGCCGGCGGCGTAAATCATCCATCACCAACGATGAAACTGATCATGAAAACCATAatgacaagaagaagaagaaaaagaaaatcatacaTAGAGATATTGAACGACAAAGAAGGCAAGAAATGGCTACCCTTCACGCAAATCTTCAATCACTTCTCCCTGTTGAATATATCAAG ttgttCCAGGGAAAGAGGTCCATGTCTGATCACATGCATGAGGTAGTGAATTACATAAAACATCTTCAGAACAAGATCCAAGAGCAAAATAACAAGAGAGATGAGCTGAAAAGATTGTCCAACTATCCCATTAAAGCAACAGAAAAATCTCTGGGTTCTGGGTGGGATTCATTAACGGAGCTTAGACCTTCTAGTACAGGAGTTGAGGTAGCCATCAACGCAAGACAAGGGCTTCCTCTGTCAAGAGTGGTCGAAGTTCTAATGGGGGAAGGGCTCATTATTGCTGGTTTCACTTCAACTAAAGTAAATGAAAGGTTGCTTCACACCATTGAAGCTGAG CTCAGTGATGGCCAAAGCATCGATCTTTGCGAGCTAGAAAAGAAGTTAAAATACTTCACAATCTGCTCTTCAAATTAG